In Primulina eburnea isolate SZY01 chromosome 3, ASM2296580v1, whole genome shotgun sequence, one DNA window encodes the following:
- the LOC140828532 gene encoding tetrahydroanabasine acetyltransferase-like — protein MQVHIQETAVVPPSKPPFDGDQILPLSNLDLDRNNDVILRYLRVYANHQPRQQPPHPFQVITAALSAALVPYYPFAGNLRRRAEDGLLELHCHLGDGVPVVSAVVDCQLSSIDYLDAELENELTEQLVPNPNPNEDVIQPMMLQVTRFGCGGFVLGAAIHHAICDGLGATLCFNAMAELASGSGRITTDPVWNRSTLLGPRKPARVEFRIDEFLKFDRGYSPYSDSGKRALKECFNVEEDWLDNLKGLLYQQSGIKFTTFEALGAFIWRARTRSCEVPGEEMVTFAYSINVRKIVNPPLPNGYWGNGCVPIYIPLLAKDVAEQPIWKTADSIKKSKLKATDEYVRSFIDFQELHYAQGVTRRSRVSGFTDWRHLGHSTVDFGWGSPVAVVPLSRRLLGSTEPCFFLPGKEGGGMVKVLLHLDEDAIPAFRQEMGSKKESAGLLTKEWLLPSQWQ, from the exons ATGCAAGTCCACATCCAAGAAACCGCCGTAGTGCCGCCCAGCAAACCGCCGTTTGACGGAGATCAAATCCTACCTCTATCGAACCTCGACTTAGATCGAAACAATGACGTCATACTCCGTTATCTTCGTGTTTACGCCAACCACCAGCCGCGACAACAACCTCCACACCCTTTCCAAGTTATAACTGCCGCGCTGTCTGCCGCCCTCGTTCCATACTACCCGTTTGCTGGGAACCTCCGCCGCCGCGCCGAAGATGGCCTTCTTGAATTGCATTGCCACCTGGGTGATGGAGTGCCGGTGGTTAGCGCGGTGGTCGACTGCCAGTTGAGCTCCATCGATTACCTTGATGCTGAATTGGAAAACGAGCTTACAGAACAGTTGGTGCCGAACCCGAATCCAAATGAAGACGTGATCCAACCTATGATGTTGCAG GTGACAAGATTCGGGTGTGGCGGGTTTGTTCTGGGTGCAGCCATACACCACGCAATCTGCGATGGGCTTGGAGCGACCTTGTGTTTCAATGCCATGGCAGAGTTAGCGAGTGGTTCGGGTCGGATCACGACTGATCCGGTCTGGAACCGGTCCACTTTACTCGGACCAAGAAAGCCTGCCCGTGTTGAATTCCGGATTGATGAGTTCTTAAAGTTCGACAGGGGATACTCCCCTTATTCGGATTCCGGCAAACGGGCGTTGAAAGAATGCTTTAATGTGGAAGAAGACTGGTTGGATAATCTGAAAGGGTTGTTATACCAGCAATCCGGGATAAAATTTACCACTTTTGAAGCATTGGGTGCTTTTATATGGCGAGCAAG GACAAGATCCTGTGAAGTCCCAGGAGAAGAAATGGTCACCTTCGCATATTCAATTAATGTCAGAAAAATAGTCAATCCGCCATTGCCAAATGGATACTGGGGTAATGGCTGTGTTCCAATTTACATCCCCCTTCTTGCCAAAGATGTAGCTGAGCAGCCCATATGGAAAACCGCAGATTCGATCAAGAAGAGCAAGCTCAAGGCCACCGATGAATATGTACGTTCCTTCATCGATTTCCAGGAACTGCATTATGCGCAAGGCGTCACGCGGCGGTCGAGAGTGAGCGGGTTCACTGATTGGCGGCATTTGGGCCATTCAACTGTGGATTTTGGATGGGGCAGCCCTGTTGCGGTGGTGCCTTTGTCGAGGCGCCTGTTGGGCAGTACGGAACCTTGTTTTTTCTTGCCGGGGAAAGAGGGTGGAGGGATGGTCAAGGTTTTACTTCATTTGGACGAAGATGCAATTCCTGCTTTTAGACAAGAAATGG GTTCAAAGAAGGAAAGCGCGGGACTCTTAACCAAAGAATGGTTACTGCCCAGCCAATGGCAATAA
- the LOC140827785 gene encoding uncharacterized protein has protein sequence MASVLSKRIAVLKSLANTHSFSCCGQFFSDRAPEFFGHGREYSVTSRIHLSSLFMDNDAGLKDCKIELVDDETWRVSSGLKDAWIAHEKLEVFKTRPLFRGQDNDGGIQVVNSVNLNANEHDFDDIEDMRIRRNLFYELNKDSKEYEEYKFDFHRRKSLKEGKDNNNSKENKKKETSSPKSISVVEETSKKDRLTKMKKNKDDKTEIIDKNRLMMDRFRELGDLSAIKKQRVPTFNQLTAPYHEPFCLDVYISKGSVRASIIHRSTSNVVAVSHSISKDMKFELASTKNRSACATVGAVLAQRALADDIHNVIYTPKKGEKSEGKVKIVLKSIVDGGIDVKVKRKQTNLKKGRIFGLTR, from the coding sequence ATGGCATCTGTACTCTCGAAAAGAATCGCCGTCTTGAAATCGCTGGCGAATACTCATTCGTTCTCATGCTGTGGTCAATTTTTTTCAGATAGAGCCCCGGAATTTTTCGGTCATGGAAGGGAATATTCTGTGACTAGTAGGATTCATCTTTCGTCATTGTTCATGGATAATGATGCTGGCTTGAAGGACTGCAAGATCGAACTCGTGGATGATGAAACCTGGCGAGTTTCTTCGGGGTTAAAGGATGCTTGGATAGCCCATGAGAAGCTTGAAGTATTTAAAACCAGGCCTTTGTTTCGCGGTCAAGATAACGATGGTGGTATTCAGGTGGTGAATTCTGTCAATTTAAATGCAAATGAGCATGATTTTGATGACATTGAGGATATGAGGATTCGCCGAAATTTGTTTTATGAGCTTAACAAGGATTCCAAAGAGTACGAAGAGTATAAATTTGATTTCCATAGGAGGAAATCTTTGAAGGAGGGGAAGGATAACAACAACAGCAAAGAGAACAAGAAGAAAGAAACTTCAAGTCCGAAATCCATTTCTGTGGTTGAAGAAACATCAAAGAAGGATCGCCtgacaaaaatgaagaaaaataaagatgATAAAACTGAAATAATTGACAAGAATAGACTAATGATGGATCGGTTTCGCGAATTGGGAGACTTAAGTGCCATAAAGAAGCAAAGAGTTCCCACTTTCAACCAGCTGACGGCTCCCTATCACGAGCCATTTTGCTTGGATGTATACATATCAAAAGGCTCAGTACGTGCTAGCATCATTCACCGGTCGACTAGCAATGTTGTAGCCGTGTCACATTCTATTTCCAAGGATATGAAATTCGAATTGGCGTCCACTAAGAATAGAAGTGCTTGTGCTACCGTTGGTGCAGTGTTGGCTCAAAGAGCATTGGCCGATGACATACATAATGTGATCTACACTCCGAAAAAAGGGGAAAAATCGGAGGGGAAGGTTAAGATTGTGCTTAAATCCATTGTGGATGGTGGGATTGATGTGAAGGTGAAGCGGAAACAGACGAACTTGAAAAAAGGTAGAATTTTTGGATTGACCAGATGA
- the LOC140828531 gene encoding high mobility group B protein 15 — MMEEKGMLEGGESGKMESSTAADNCQTAPSFHSYPPPLATYDDVFSSRELFMETLRKLHSSMGTKFMIPVVGGRDLDLYRLFMEVTSRGGIAKVVKERKWKEVTAAFNFPSSATNASFILRKYYVSLIYHYEQIYFFKATCWTPSATDAFQYVSSSAAPPLGSAEQTHATPVQDRVTPAAPVPGVSVALSAGTPVCGVIDGKFEGGYLVTVKFGSEEFKGVLYQVPNKEAWTTPSHQNWPQIQNDFVHHTDGSKTKLGAPRRKRRKKSEMRKRDPAHPKPNRSGYNFFFAEQHSRLKPLYPGRDREISRMIGELWNKLQDPERTVYQEKANKDKERYKLEMEDYRERLRTGQVTSNALPLQQHPPIPEAHSVDFDSNLDLEGGATSAYRNDHETSSDESDKSEKSNLEEYDKDSVFGAYSGENMDLKNVDIEILAEEEAFEMQTRLEKNTGDDAMQGKEEMLTGGEDGVSVPVEEKELLPLPGSTSGNE; from the exons ATGATGGAAGAAAAAGGAATGTTGGAGGGAGGTGAAAGTGGCAAGATGGAATCATCCACTGCTGCAGACAACTGCCAAACAGCCCCTAGCTTTCATTCCTACCCACCTCCATTGGCCACATATGATGATGTTTTTAGCTCACGAGAGCTGTTTATGGAGACTTTAAGGAAGTTGCATTCTTCCATGGGAACTAAATTCAT GATTCCCGTTGTGGGGGGTAGGGACTTAGACTTGTATCGCCTCTTCATGGAAGTCACTTCTCGTGGTGGCATTGCAAAG GTTGTAAAGGAGAGAAAATGGAAGGAAGTTACAGCTGCTTTCAACTTTCCTTCCTCAGCGACGAATGCTTCTTTCATACTTCGAAAGTATTATGTCTCGTTGATTTACCACTACGAACAAATCTACTTCTTTAAAGCCACATGTTGGACTCCTTCAGCCACTG ATGCTTTTCAATATGTATCTTCAAGTGCTGCTCCACCGCTAGGTTCAGCTGAACAAACTCATGCCACTCCAGTACAAGATAGAGTTACTCCAGCAGCACCAGTGCCCGGAG TCTCAGTTGCACTATCAGCTGGTACCCCAGTTTGTGGGGTGATCGATGGAAAATTCGAGGGTGGGTATCTTGTTACAGTAAAATTTGGTTCAGAGGAATTCAAAGGGGTTCTTTATCAAGTACCCAATAAAGAAGCATGGACTACTCCCAGCCATCAGAACTGGCCCCAAATTCAGAATGATTTTGTTCATCATACGGACGGTTCCAAGACGAAACTGGGAGCTCCACGTCGTAAACGTAGGAAGAAATCAGAAATGAGGAAGAGGGATCCTGCTCATCCCAAGCCTAACAGAAGTGGTTATAACTTTTTCTTTGCCGAGCAGCACTCCAGGCTGAAACCACTTTATCCTGGAAGAGATAGAGAGATAAGTAGAATGATTGGGGAATTATGGAACAAGTTACAAGATCCTGAAAGAACC GTTTATCAAGAGAAGGCAAACAAAGACAAGGAAAGATACAAATTGGAGATGGAAGACTACAGGGAAAGATTAAGGACAGGACAAGTTACCAGCAACGCATTACCTCTACAGCAGCATCCTCCGATACCAGAAGCTCACTCGGTGGATTTTGACAGCAACCTCGACTTGGAAGGCGGTGCTACATCAGCTTACAGGAACGATCATGAAACCAGTTCTGATGAGAGCGACAAAAGTGAGAAAAGTAACTTGGAAGAGTATGACAAGGACTCTGTTTTCGGGGCATATTCAGGAGAAAATATGGATTTGAAAAATGTGGATATTGAAATCTTGGCTGAGGAAGAGGCGTTTGAGATGCAAACAAGACTAGAGAAAAATACCGGGGACGATGCAATGCAGGGAAAGGAGGAGATGTTAACAGGTGGTGAGGATGGAGTATCAGTTCCTGTTGAAGAGAAAGAATTATTGCCATTGCCTGGTAGTACTAGTGGTAACGAATGA